The segment GCCCGCCAATCCCAATGGAGAAATTTTGCACGCAACGGAACAGATGTTGCTGAGTACTCGCACTGAGCAGCGACGAGTCTGTGTATTTCGGTTAGGGGGTATTTATGGCCCTGGGCGGGAGTTGGTCAGAATCTTTGGTCGTGCCGCAGGCAGCACTCGTCCGGGCGATGGAAGCGATGCGAGTAACTGGGTTCACCTCGACGATATTGTGGGAGCGATTGACTTTGCGCGGTCACACCATTTGGACGGTACATATAATCTCGTTCAGGACAATCCGCCCACGATGAAAGACCTTCTGAACTCGGTGATGAACGCCCACGGCCTAGCACCCGTGATCTGGGAACCGACCCAAACTAGCACTCGCCCCTACAACGCCCGCGTTTCTAACCAAAAATTAAAAGCGGCGGGATATTCGTTCATCCACACCGCTCTTGAGTATTGAGTTACCGC is part of the Synechococcales cyanobacterium T60_A2020_003 genome and harbors:
- a CDS encoding SDR family oxidoreductase, with product MERALILGCGYVGKAVAKVWETRGVWVTATTTRTERLEELKAIAHHATIARGDDAETLQTLLENQDMVLVSVGAPRSDVYAETYLKTAETLALVLPHTSVQQVIYTGSYAVYGDRQGAWVTEETPVQPANPNGEILHATEQMLLSTRTEQRRVCVFRLGGIYGPGRELVRIFGRAAGSTRPGDGSDASNWVHLDDIVGAIDFARSHHLDGTYNLVQDNPPTMKDLLNSVMNAHGLAPVIWEPTQTSTRPYNARVSNQKLKAAGYSFIHTALEY